A segment of the Streptomyces sp. XD-27 genome:
AGCCTGCCCAGAGCGGCCGGATTGGTCGCGTTCTCGACCATCGCGATCTGCGCTGCCTGGGCCATGGCGATCAGACGCGCTTCCAGATACCTGATGTGCGCCTTGTTCAGGGAGTCATCCTTCGTCGTCAGAACAAAAGCGCTGGACCAGAAGTCCTTCTCCCTGACGTGCGTATCGAGCCGGGTCCGCACCTCCTCGCCCTCACCGACGTAGATTCTCACGGGCCGCACTCCCTGCGGATCTGCCCCCACCAGCACGTAGGCACCGGAGCGCTGGAGCTCCGCGCGGTGGCGAGCCCGGTCATAGTCGGAGCGCGAGAAACTCAGGCAGCAACCAGTCCAGCCGATGCGTTCCACCAGCCTCATCCCCTGAGGCGTCCCATCGATGAGGAAGATCCGGATACTGGCACCACGCTGCTGAGCAGTCATTACGTCCCTGCCGTAGAGAAGCTGCGGAGTCCGCCTGGAAGAGCAGACCACCGCCGAGCATGTTCGAATGGAGAGAAGATCATAGGGCGGTAAGCGTGGCAAACGGCTTGCGGTAGCGCGGCGCCTTCTTTCCGAGCCGCCATTCCGTGATCGTCTGGTCTCCCTTGGCCAGGTTGCAGTCAGCACAGGCCGGCACCAAGTTCCCGATCCCGTCCGTCCCGCCCCGGGAAATGGGCAGCACGTGCTCCTGATGCAAAGACGCAGAGGACTCGCCACAGTAGGCGCACGCCCTCCCATACCGGTCCCACAGCCGGGCCACATCACGCACCGACACATCGTACCGCCGGGTAGCGGCCAGCATCGCCCGTCGGCCGAGCGCGTCCTCGACCAGGGGCGGCTGGTGGGCCCGTTCGGCGCGGAAGACCTCACGCAGCCGTTCGGCCTCGTCCTCGACGCCGCGCTGGCGGCCGGCGCGCTTGAGCGCCGCGCACAGCTGTGCGCGCGTCAGCCGGGCGGCCCGGGCCGACGTCGGGGCCGTTCGGAGGAGTTCGCGGGCTTCGCGGCGGCACAGACCGTTCCGCCAGGGCGCGAAGGCGGCCAGGGCGGCCGGGTAGTCGGGTAGCGGCAGTCCGTTGCCGGACTGCCGCCCCTAAGAACCGTACGTGCGGGTTACCTCGCATACGGCTCAAGCAGTCCCTTCGGCTGCATTTCTGAGTCCCAGATCGGGACGGATGGTGCTCTTGGGGAACCGGCGCCCGTCGCCTGGGTGGTGCAGACGGTGGCATTCGGCGTGTACGAGACGCAAATTCTTCGGGTCGTCGCTACCGCCATGTCGCCGATATACTAGGTGGTCTTCGTGTAGCCGGTGTCGCATGGCTTCGAACCAGTCCACCCAGTCCCGCACATTGTCGGGTTCGTACTCGGCTCCAGCGATGAGATCCTTGCGGCATAGCGGGCAGATTCCGTGTTGCCGTGCCGCCAGGGCCACCTTGGTGATGGTCATGTGCGGCTGGACTCTCTTCTTTCGGCGGTTCTTCCAGTAGTCGTTGAGGTTCGGATCATCCGGTGATGCCGAGCCCTTGACCATGGAGTGTCGGACGATCTTGGTCCGTGAGAACTTGAGCAGTTTGGCCCCGCTCCGCGGGTCCATGAACTGCCACTTGCTCCCTCGTCCCTTCTTCCCGTAATACCGGCGAGCTTTCCAGCGTTCCGGTTTATGCGGGTGCGTCCGGCTGACCCACCGCCAGGTTCGATTCCAAAGGAAGGAATCCAGGCGGCTGAAGGTCTTGCTGGACGCTCCGATCCGAAAGTACGTCGACCAACCCCGGATGAAGGGATTGAGTCGCGATACGACTGCGGCCGCGTTGGCCCCGTACAGGTCCCTCACGTCGGACTTCAGTCGCTTCCGGGCTCTCTCAATGGAGTCCTTGCTGGGTTGCGTCAGCGTGACGGGCTTCTTCCCTTCCCTCACGTGTCGCCGAATGTTGAAGCCGAGAAAGTCGAAGCCCTCTGTCAGGTGCCTGATTTTAGTCTTCTCCTCGTTGAACCTGAGTCCTCTCGGTTTCAGCCATTCTTCCAGTTTGGCCTTTACCTGGTGCGCTTCCTCCTTCGTGTGACACATCACGACGAAGTCATCGGCGTATCTCACCAAGATAGGAGTGCCTTTGCGGGCCTCCCCCCTCGGGAAGTACCTGCATCCGGCTGCTTCCTCCATACCGTGAAGGGCAATGTTGAGCAGGAGCGGGCTGATCACTCCGCCTTGAGGGGTTCCCTCTTCGGTACGAGCGAGTTTTCCGCTCTCCAGGACGCCTGCCTTGAGCCAACCCCGGATCAGCCCCCTTCCAGGGGAATCCCCGAGTGCTTTGAGCAATGTGGCGTGGTCAATCCGGTCGAACGCCGCTTCAAGGTCGGCGTCGAGCACCCACTGCCTAGCAGGGGGTGAGCCGTTGCCACCTGTCGCGACGTTGTGCAGCGCCGTAATCGCATCGTGCGCGCTCCGCCCAGGGCGGAAACCGTATGACCTCTTCTCGAACCTGACTTCCCACTGGGGCTCCAACGCGTTCTTGACCCGAGCTTGCATCGCCCGGTCGGTGATCGTTAGAATCCCCAGAGATCTCTGCTTCCCATTCGCCTTCGGGATGTACACACGCCTGACCGGCTGAGCGCACCAGGGTTCGGTCGAGTCGTGAATCCGGCTCGCCAGTTCCTGTCGCGCTGACGGCGAGAGAGCCCTCTCCCCGTCAACCCCAGCGGTCTTGCGCCCCTTGCTGACCTGCGTCACTTTGCGCACGCTCACCAGCGTGTGCTGTAGCTCCGCAGCATCAACTTCGACAGGTTTTTGACCTGCCGGTGATCACCTTCACTTGCAGCCCGGAAGATCCGTTGCCTCAGCCGTCTTACGTTCTCATTGGCGCGGCCCCAGTCAATCTGGGACCATTCCAGTTCTACGCCCTTCGGTCCGTTCACCGCGAGTACGGCACTGTTAGCCTCATCGACCATCTCAGCCCCCTCCGTGTCTAACATGTCCGAAAGTTCTTACGGCCTTGCTTCTTCATTTCCGGGGTCCACCAGGCTCACGTCAGCGACCTTTCGGCCCATCGATTGATTACGATGTATCCGGCCAGTTATACCGACA
Coding sequences within it:
- a CDS encoding HNH endonuclease → MLAATRRYDVSVRDVARLWDRYGRACAYCGESSASLHQEHVLPISRGGTDGIGNLVPACADCNLAKGDQTITEWRLGKKAPRYRKPFATLTAL
- a CDS encoding HNH endonuclease encodes the protein MDPRSGAKLLKFSRTKIVRHSMVKGSASPDDPNLNDYWKNRRKKRVQPHMTITKVALAARQHGICPLCRKDLIAGAEYEPDNVRDWVDWFEAMRHRLHEDHLVYRRHGGSDDPKNLRLVHAECHRLHHPGDGRRFPKSTIRPDLGLRNAAEGTA